In a single window of the Proteiniborus ethanoligenes genome:
- a CDS encoding type II secretion system protein, translating to MFEFILKQLKSKKGFTLVELVVVIAILGILAAIAVPRLGGFSDGAKKAKVEAEHRQLISAIQMWQANSSDVDSFPSNLDALKDYFDDIEKVKETKQKDGSTLAHAIDSDKKTLTSTWDPDTNNKIEWVYPTPAGD from the coding sequence ATGTTCGAATTTATTTTAAAACAATTAAAGAGTAAAAAAGGCTTCACATTAGTTGAGTTAGTAGTGGTAATTGCTATATTAGGTATTTTGGCGGCTATTGCGGTGCCTAGGTTAGGTGGGTTTAGCGATGGTGCTAAAAAAGCAAAGGTTGAAGCAGAACATAGACAATTAATAAGTGCTATACAAATGTGGCAAGCAAATTCTAGTGATGTGGATAGTTTTCCAAGTAATTTAGATGCTCTAAAAGATTATTTTGATGATATTGAAAAAGTTAAAGAGACAAAACAAAAAGATGGATCAACGCTTGCTCATGCAATTGACTCAGATAAAAAGACATTAACTTCAACATGGGATCCAGACACTAATAATAAAATTGAATGGGTTTATCCGACTCCTGCTGGAGATTAA
- a CDS encoding prepilin peptidase — MYILIFIFGAIIGSFLNVCIYRIPREESIAYPPSHCPKCSTSLKWVDLIPILSFLIQKGKCRYCGEKISPQYPAIELLNAIIYLIIYIKFGFTLEFFFYSIFFSILIIIANIDLQHMIIPDILIALILGTAAIYKLISYFKYGESLDLLNSIGGLLLSSLLFIVIIIISKGGMGGGDVKLIGSLGFIIGIKNIFLTIFLSFILGAIISIVLLILKIKGKKDPIPFGPFIILSFFTIVFLGEQLISWYIEVFLI, encoded by the coding sequence ATGTACATACTAATATTCATATTTGGAGCTATAATAGGCTCATTTCTAAACGTATGCATATATAGAATACCTAGAGAAGAGTCTATAGCCTACCCACCATCTCATTGTCCTAAGTGTAGCACTTCATTAAAATGGGTAGATCTTATACCCATACTTAGTTTTTTAATACAAAAAGGCAAATGCAGATATTGTGGGGAGAAAATCTCCCCTCAATATCCAGCTATAGAGCTGTTAAATGCAATTATTTATTTAATTATTTATATTAAGTTTGGATTTACATTAGAGTTTTTCTTTTATTCAATATTTTTTTCTATACTCATTATAATAGCTAATATAGATTTACAGCATATGATTATTCCTGATATTCTAATTGCTTTAATACTAGGAACTGCAGCCATATATAAGCTTATATCCTATTTTAAATACGGAGAATCATTAGATTTATTAAATAGCATTGGGGGACTATTATTAAGCTCCCTATTATTTATCGTAATTATAATAATTTCTAAAGGCGGAATGGGAGGAGGAGATGTGAAATTAATAGGCTCTCTAGGGTTTATTATAGGTATCAAGAACATCTTTCTTACTATATTCCTATCCTTTATACTAGGCGCAATTATATCAATAGTATTATTAATTTTGAAAATAAAAGGGAAAAAGGACCCGATACCCTTTGGACCCTTCATTATATTGAGTTTTTTTA
- a CDS encoding GspE/PulE family protein, protein MNNLRKSLRLGDLLLDAGKINEIQLKEALEQQKIIKTKRLGEVLIDMGFLREDDILEVLEKQLGTPAIDLGKYKIDPNATALIPENIARRYDLIPIGKSDGKLVVAMNDPLNIFAIDDIKLLTGMDIKIVISSKTVILKAINKFYSQESTKKALEEFEETYTPSSIEDFDEEDLTEVNSAPVVKLVNSIISQAIKMKASDIHIEPSEKNIRIRYRVDGDLQEIMNLSNKSLMAIVTRIKIMGRMDIAERRIPQDGRIETEIEGRDIDMRISTLPTVYGEKIVIRLLDREGFNFTKEDLGFSDYDLKIFNKILKQPYGIILVTGPTGSGKTTTLYTILKDLNREEKNIITVEDPVEYKLNGINQVQVNNKAGLTFANGLRSILRQDPDIIMVGEIRDSETAEIAVRASITGHLVLSTLHTNDTASTVVRLIDMGIEPYLVSTSVIGIISQRLVKKLCPDCKIPYKPNSREKSIFGLDEAQDFTLYKPLGCNKCFKGYRGRIPVHEIMYIDQDIRKLIDSRGTTDEIKDMAIKSGMTTLNESALNLATKGTTSLEEVFRIGYTLD, encoded by the coding sequence GTGAATAATTTGAGAAAAAGCTTAAGATTGGGAGATTTATTATTAGATGCTGGAAAAATCAATGAAATTCAGCTTAAAGAAGCACTAGAACAGCAGAAAATAATAAAGACAAAACGTCTAGGTGAAGTTCTTATAGACATGGGTTTTCTAAGGGAAGATGATATTTTAGAAGTATTAGAAAAACAATTAGGAACGCCAGCTATAGATTTAGGAAAATATAAAATAGATCCTAATGCAACTGCATTAATACCTGAAAATATTGCCAGAAGATATGATTTGATTCCTATTGGTAAAAGTGATGGGAAGCTTGTAGTTGCAATGAATGACCCCCTTAATATATTCGCAATTGATGATATAAAGCTACTTACAGGCATGGATATTAAAATAGTTATTTCATCGAAAACAGTAATACTAAAAGCAATAAACAAGTTTTATAGTCAAGAAAGCACTAAAAAAGCTTTAGAGGAGTTTGAAGAAACATATACACCTAGTAGTATAGAAGATTTTGATGAAGAAGATTTAACCGAGGTTAATAGTGCACCAGTAGTAAAACTAGTAAATTCAATCATTAGTCAAGCTATTAAGATGAAAGCAAGTGATATACATATAGAGCCTTCTGAAAAAAACATAAGAATTAGATATAGGGTAGATGGAGATTTACAAGAAATTATGAATCTATCTAATAAGAGTCTTATGGCTATAGTTACTAGAATAAAAATTATGGGAAGAATGGACATAGCAGAGAGAAGGATACCCCAGGATGGTAGAATAGAAACTGAAATAGAAGGTAGAGATATAGATATGAGAATATCTACGCTACCTACTGTTTATGGAGAAAAAATAGTAATAAGGCTTTTAGACAGAGAAGGTTTCAATTTTACAAAGGAAGATTTAGGTTTTTCAGACTATGATCTTAAAATCTTTAATAAAATACTAAAACAGCCTTATGGGATTATTTTAGTAACAGGGCCTACTGGAAGTGGTAAAACTACTACCTTATATACAATACTAAAGGATTTAAATAGAGAAGAGAAAAATATTATCACTGTTGAGGACCCTGTAGAGTACAAGCTAAATGGTATTAATCAAGTTCAAGTCAATAATAAAGCAGGATTAACCTTTGCAAATGGGCTTAGATCTATACTAAGACAAGATCCTGATATCATCATGGTTGGAGAAATAAGAGACTCAGAGACTGCTGAGATTGCCGTAAGAGCATCTATAACAGGACATTTAGTTTTATCTACTCTTCATACAAATGACACAGCTTCTACTGTAGTTAGACTTATTGATATGGGAATAGAGCCATATTTAGTTTCTACTTCAGTTATTGGTATAATCTCTCAAAGATTAGTTAAAAAATTATGTCCTGATTGCAAAATTCCTTACAAGCCTAATTCTAGAGAGAAATCTATTTTTGGATTAGACGAGGCCCAGGATTTTACTCTCTACAAGCCTTTAGGATGCAACAAATGCTTTAAAGGATATAGGGGGAGGATTCCAGTTCACGAGATAATGTACATAGACCAGGATATTAGAAAGCTTATAGATAGCAGAGGTACTACAGATGAAATCAAAGACATGGCTATTAAGAGCGGAATGACGACTTTAAATGAATCTGCATTAAACCTGGCAACTAAAGGTACTACTTCATTAGAGGAGGTCTTTAGAATAGGATATACCTTAGATTAG
- a CDS encoding type II secretion system F family protein → MQYKYKAATENGQVVEGIHDANGEHEVLAMLKSNDYIPISIELNKDSSSSPSVLTPRVKKKDIAVFCRQFYTMLNAGVSIVKSLDILEKQTENKLLKKVSGIVYGDVQKGLTLSEAMKKHPNVFPSLLINMVEAGEVSGNLDTIMERMSNHYEKENKIENKIKVAMVYPIALGIASIAVVIFLLVAVMPTFVGMFESSGVELPGPTKLLLNVSDSLQNHWYIHLIVVLAMVFGLNYFRKMDSGRLFLDGLKLRIPIIKRANTMIITSRFTRTLSTLLSSGIPLLQAMEVVAKIVDNKLVGNRLEYSKEEVRKGIPLSRAIKDINIFPPMVDSMIKIGEESGSLDDILNKSADFYDEEVETSLQKMAAMMEPLLIVFMAVVVGFIVIAMALPMFDMVNTVQI, encoded by the coding sequence ATGCAATACAAATATAAAGCGGCTACAGAAAATGGACAAGTTGTAGAAGGCATACATGATGCAAATGGTGAGCATGAAGTTTTGGCTATGCTTAAAAGCAACGATTATATTCCTATATCTATAGAGTTAAATAAAGATAGCAGCTCCAGTCCTTCAGTACTTACACCAAGGGTTAAGAAAAAAGACATAGCAGTATTCTGTAGACAATTTTACACTATGCTTAATGCTGGGGTTAGCATAGTTAAAAGCTTAGATATATTAGAAAAACAGACTGAAAATAAGCTTCTAAAAAAGGTATCAGGAATAGTGTATGGGGATGTACAAAAGGGCTTAACCTTATCAGAAGCTATGAAAAAGCACCCTAATGTGTTTCCGAGCCTATTGATTAACATGGTAGAAGCTGGAGAAGTTAGTGGTAACTTAGACACCATAATGGAAAGAATGTCTAACCATTATGAAAAGGAAAATAAAATTGAAAATAAAATAAAAGTAGCCATGGTTTATCCCATAGCTTTAGGTATAGCATCTATAGCAGTAGTAATATTTTTGCTTGTGGCAGTTATGCCTACCTTTGTAGGTATGTTTGAAAGCAGCGGGGTAGAGCTACCAGGTCCAACAAAGCTACTCTTAAATGTAAGTGACTCTCTTCAAAACCATTGGTACATACATCTTATAGTAGTATTAGCTATGGTTTTTGGCTTAAACTATTTTAGAAAAATGGATTCTGGAAGACTGTTCTTAGATGGTTTAAAGCTACGCATACCCATCATTAAAAGAGCAAATACAATGATAATAACATCAAGATTTACTAGAACACTATCTACCTTATTATCTAGCGGTATTCCTTTACTCCAAGCCATGGAGGTAGTGGCAAAAATAGTAGACAATAAGCTAGTAGGCAATAGACTTGAATATTCTAAAGAGGAAGTTAGAAAAGGAATTCCATTATCAAGAGCCATAAAGGATATTAATATATTTCCACCAATGGTAGATTCAATGATAAAAATAGGCGAAGAATCAGGTTCATTAGATGATATATTAAACAAGAGTGCAGATTTTTATGATGAAGAGGTAGAGACATCACTTCAGAAGATGGCAGCAATGATGGAGCCATTGCTCATAGTTTTCATGGCTGTAGTAGTAGGGTTTATAGTTATTGCCATGGCGTTGCCTATGTTTGATATGGTCAACACAGTACAGATCTAA
- a CDS encoding type IV pilus twitching motility protein PilT, whose translation MEFLELINDGTEKKASDIHITVGLPIIYRINGNLIKVGESILKPQETEEIVRKLLNERQINELIDKGELDTSFSSPGIGRFRINIFKQRGSYCLAIRIIPLEVPTIEELGLPDVVRDLSRLNRGLILVTGPTGSGKSTTLASMINLINSERNCHILTLEDPIEYLHKHNKSVVNQREIGTDSLNFGNGLRAALRQDPDVILVGEMRDLETISIALTAAETGHLVLSTLHTIGAAKTIDRIIDVFPPHQQQQIRVQFSSVVQGIISQQLLLKSDGKGRVGAFEVMIATPAIRNLIREEKSHQIDTAIQTGAKFGMQTMDNSLLGLYKKGLISGETALNQSVNPEMISRYIL comes from the coding sequence GTGGAATTTTTAGAGCTGATTAACGATGGCACAGAAAAAAAGGCTTCAGATATACATATTACAGTGGGCTTACCTATTATTTATAGAATCAACGGAAATCTAATAAAGGTAGGAGAAAGCATTTTAAAGCCACAGGAGACAGAAGAAATAGTAAGAAAATTATTAAATGAACGGCAAATAAATGAATTAATTGATAAAGGTGAGCTAGACACTTCATTCTCAAGTCCTGGCATTGGAAGATTTAGGATAAACATTTTCAAACAAAGAGGAAGCTATTGCTTAGCCATAAGAATCATACCTCTTGAAGTACCTACAATAGAGGAGCTAGGATTACCGGATGTAGTTAGAGATTTGTCTAGATTAAATAGAGGCCTTATACTAGTAACTGGACCAACAGGCAGTGGTAAATCAACTACATTGGCTTCAATGATAAATCTTATAAACAGTGAAAGAAACTGCCATATACTGACATTAGAAGATCCAATTGAATATTTGCATAAGCACAATAAAAGTGTAGTAAATCAAAGAGAAATAGGTACAGATTCCTTAAATTTTGGAAACGGGTTGAGAGCAGCTTTAAGGCAGGACCCAGATGTTATCCTTGTTGGAGAGATGAGAGATCTAGAAACCATTAGCATAGCCCTAACTGCTGCAGAAACAGGGCATCTAGTATTATCTACCTTACACACCATAGGTGCTGCTAAGACCATAGACAGAATAATAGACGTATTTCCACCTCATCAGCAGCAGCAAATAAGAGTGCAGTTTTCATCTGTAGTGCAAGGTATTATATCACAGCAGCTTTTACTTAAATCAGATGGTAAGGGCAGAGTAGGAGCCTTTGAAGTTATGATAGCTACACCTGCCATTAGAAATCTTATAAGGGAAGAAAAATCACATCAAATAGATACTGCTATTCAAACAGGGGCCAAGTTTGGAATGCAGACAATGGATAATTCATTGTTAGGTTTATACAAAAAAGGCTTGATTAGTGGAGAAACAGCTCTAAATCAATCCGTAAACCCTGAAATGATTAGTAGATATATATTATAA